The genomic DNA CGGCAGAAAAAGAAACTGTCAGAAGAAGTCATCTTGCCTCGGCAGCCATATCAGGATTAACATGCTTGGCCACATGTGCCTTCTGCTAAGATCATCTCAACTGAGTGCTTGAAGCCGTGTTGTCTTGACCATCTTTTTATAATCTTAGCTCAAGGTCACTTTCTGTAAACAAGGCCCAGTCGTGACTCTATTTGGCATTACTAGATGCAACAGTAACCTAGCATGCAAACAGCAGCTGACTGAGCAAAAATGCTGGTGATAATTACGAACGGCATCGATTTAAAGACATCTCAGGCGTACCCTTGACGTAGCCAGTGATGACCATGATGAAGCAGCCATGGTGGTAGGCATGGTGAGCGTGATGGACTCCAGCAGCTATCTTACGAGTGCGCACAACTTCCTTCATAGCCACCAGCACAAGCTTGACAGGCAGGAACGCCACGCATTTGTAGAACAAGTTAAGGGGACAGTAGAAGATGAGATACCTGTGGTGTGTAAACAGTAGAAGATGAgaagaattattaatttaaaagtaatATTTCTAATAGTAAAACATCTAgatatgaagaacacacacacctatatataatatacaacattatatatatatatatatatatatatatatatatatatatatatatatatatatatatatatatatatatatgtacaacATACAACAgtgggtttattattattataataaattattactTTAATACACACTCCACTCATTTCAAAGTTCTTTGATTTCACTTTGTGAGCTGTGAAGAAAGGCAAAATGAATAATTGAAATTCCTACAGTGCAAAGCCACTTTTGGAAGTCTTTACAGTAACATTTAGTATGTCTGCATAAAATGGCCACCCAGTGTAACATCTCTATACAAAAAGAAGCTTATGTAAATGTTCATGCAAATCCACCTGCCCCCATACGTGTGGGCAGCAGTTTGTGCTTCCCGGACCATTCTAACTCTCACCAGACAGCGGAGGCCAGAAGGATGTGGCTGTTGTTATGGAAGTAGTCAATTGGGCTGTGGCCCAGCATGATGTCTGCCAGGATGTAGCTCCCAAAGCAGTAGAGCATAGCACAGAGCCACGAGGCTGCGGGACTTTTGCGGGACACCTCCACTGCACCTGCACACAACATAGATTCTCAGAATCACCTCAAAGTCTTTCAAGACCTCAAGAGCCCTGAGATCTTCTGATCAGCGTGCCCTAAGGTCTGGGCCCAGATATGCATGTGTATCGTTTAATCTTCTTCATTTTTAAGACAAACATTAAAGGGAAATGAGAGATCTAAAGAGAGTAGAGGGACAGATCTTATGGAACAGGTGTCTTGATCAGCCATTTTAAAGGGGAACTGATCCTGATGGCTAAAAATAAATGACAGCCTATTGCAGGACATTCATAGCAACTAGAAAGCTGGGTTCGACCTTTGACCTCCAACACACCTAAAGGGTTGGAGCTCATTGGTGGGAGCTGTCAGAAGCATGCGAGGTTGACAGCCACAATGACCATGACAACCAAAGGAAATACTTGTCCATGCTCTGTAGTGTTCTGAAAATACATTGGCTAAAAGGACTTCATGAAAACTAAATTTCTAAAACAGTCTTTTCAAAATTACCAACAAGCAAATCATGAAAGTCAAATAAGTAAAGACAGTTTAAAATGAAAGTGTTGACAAAGATGCTGTCAGCACTCTGAAGTACATAACGTATTTGATTACTGAATATTAATGATAGCCTATATTAATGTAATAACATATCTAATCTTAAATTACATATTTGAACATTAGGTAAGCTATACTATTAATAGAACGTGCAATAATATGACTGTAAATGCCACAGTTCATGACCGGGAGTCAAATGTCTACAGTTTACTCCTAGATTAAATAGTATCTTGATCTTGATAGTAAAGTGTCAAAATATACTACTCATCAAATCTAAATGATCATATTCATATAATTAGTTATATTATGCATGAAACGTTGAAGAATATTAGATCTAAAACTAGATTTAACCAAAGTGCTACAAAATCAATTAACTACGAATATTTACAGTATATAGTTTTTTGTGCATGTACTGGTTACTGAGGAGCCTAAATATTCTATAATCTCTTCCTAGGCTACAGTAGACAAGGTACCGCTGCTGTCTATTAAGGGTAGGTCTATTAAGGGTAGGTCTATTTATTGCGCACAGGCTCGAACTCTGGTATGTTCCGAGCGTCTATCAGATTTCGAAGAGGGTTCTGAATTTCGTCTTAAACCTGCATAAGGAAGCAACGTTTAACAAAAAAAGAACAACAAAACATAATTGCGTGTTCATGGAGATTTGGGCATAAGGAATGCCACTAAGTCGAATGTAATTTACTACAACTATCCCGTGGTCTTCTTTAAATTCattgcaaaataattcagaacaTTTTGTAGAATTTACTCATGAGAGTATATATCGGAAACTCAAATGTCCCATACGTGTGGCAACTTGGTTCCTAATAACACAAGTGAGATTCTAATATGATGTAAAATATAACACCCAACTTACCCGGTTCGTATTTGAGGTAGAGTATGGACACGATGTAATACGCCAGATCAAAAACTGGAAACATAGCCATTTTTGCAAAATACTGGGTAAATTCACCCAGATTTAGGATATCCAATACCTCCATGGTTTCGGATATGGAACTGACAGCGCTACCACATCAAAAGCGATCTTATTATGTTTATGTTATGTTCCGGTCCGGTCCAGTCCGGCGTCTCGCCGCGAAGCCTCTCGTGTCCACGAGTAAAAGGATCGCTTCACACATGTACCCTCCTATTAATATACAGTACCTCATCTGACCCACTGGGCTTAGATGAAGACAGCCGGGTGGCACAGAGCCGTAGTTTTGTGGTGGAGTGGTGCTACTGCCCCATGTCGGTGGTCCCAAGAAATAGGAATACAAAGCCTGAAGAACTGCACATGATCATACAGCTTACATACAGCCTGACTAATGACTCACAAAATATAATACATCTTATATAGTTGGGTGTCCGCATTTCCGTATATTTGTTACAGATTAGCATGTGAGGTGCACAAATTCTACAGATAGATAAATACGCAGTTGGCGGTGTCACGTATTAAAACCATAAATGTGCAAATAGGCAGTATCAGATGTATGACTGATGTCATCAATACTTTATATCATATCAGAACATTTTAGAATTACGTATTTTCGGGTTttttatagatagatagatagatagatagatagatagatagatagatagatagatagata from Brachyhypopomus gauderio isolate BG-103 chromosome 12, BGAUD_0.2, whole genome shotgun sequence includes the following:
- the tmem38a gene encoding trimeric intracellular cation channel type A, whose amino-acid sequence is MEVLDILNLGEFTQYFAKMAMFPVFDLAYYIVSILYLKYEPGAVEVSRKSPAASWLCAMLYCFGSYILADIMLGHSPIDYFHNNSHILLASAVWYLIFYCPLNLFYKCVAFLPVKLVLVAMKEVVRTRKIAAGVHHAHHAYHHGCFIMVITGYVKGSGVALMSNFEQLLRGVWRPETNEILNMSFPTKASLYGAILFTLQEMHWIPVSKGILICLFTLFMATFKVIMTARHSHGSPFAFVESWTCHLLFGSALEAEDTHNHHHTAPAAAPASPAKTKEDLSEGTRKRKSKKAE